Sequence from the Coturnix japonica isolate 7356 chromosome Z, Coturnix japonica 2.1, whole genome shotgun sequence genome:
GTGGAGATGACAGAGACTGCACATACTGAGACAGGCTGGAGCTGCTACTACTGCGTGAGTGCCCACTAGGGTCCAACGCTGTGACCTGCCCCAGGGTGATGGGACTTCAACAGTTCCTCAGCTTCCATCACCAATACTAATAGGGAGACaccatggggctggggacacTGTCCCCTCTCTTCCCCCCTGCCACCCAGTGCTAACACTCCCCCTGCCTTCCCCTCTAGGACAACCTTAACCTCCTGCTGACAGAGGAGGAGATGTACAGCTTGATGGAGACACTGCGGCAGTGCAAGATCATCCCAGGTGTGTATCCTTCCTGTGATGGAATGGGCTGAGCCCTTGCtcaccctgcacacagctcccatGTTGGCGTGTCAACTTGTTGGGCAGAAGGTATAAGCTGTGCAAAAGGTGGCAGCCATGTGTGTcacacagcaaggaagaaagggaaatgggggGGATGCTCCTGGGCACGTGGAGGAAGGTTGGAGgaagggctgctctgaatgtGTCCCCACAGAAACCTCTCTGACACTGGATGACTTCCTGCACTACAAGCACCTGGTGCACAAGCAGCAGTTTGAGCGGCCCATGGAGGAGGCGCAGGAGGAGCGAGCCACTCTGCAGTTCTCTGCCCTGGACCCCGACAAGAAGGGGCACATCGAGTGGCCAGACTTCCTCTCCCACGAGTccatccagctgctgcagaaactcCGGCCACCGGTATGTGCATGAGGGTGGGATGTCCATCACGGCTTGCTAGTGTCCCCGGGGCTTTGCCCAGATCTtccacagccagcagtgggGGACCCACAAACCCGGTGTTCCCCTTTCTGTCCCCAGAACTCCCTGCTGCGGCTGCTGACGGTCAAGGAGCGGGAGCGGGCACGCACCGCCTTCCTGGCCCTGGACCAGGATGGCAGCGGCTTCATTGGGGAGGGGGAGTGCCACAAGGCCCAGCACGCCTGGTTCCGCAAGCACCAGAAGGAGGCACCATCCTGCAATGTCAGGTACGGACTGAGGAgccctctcctttcctcctccgTGGCTCAGCCCTTCCCTGCCAGTCACTGCCTGGACAGGGCTGAACTGCACTGTGTCACCCCACAGCATCAGCCACGTTGGGCCCATGTCGGAGAGCAGCCCGGCCAGCAGCGGCAGCGCCAAGAGCCAGGAGAAGACACTGCTGGCGTCGGAGCAGGAGGAGGCCAGGTGAGGGGTGGGGGGCCACCATCTCGAAGGGCGAGCAGTGGGGAGGTGACGCTGAAGCTGCCCCCCTGTGGGCTTTGAGGTGACAACATCTGCCCCACAGGCCCATCGACTGGCCCAGATTCCTGCGGGAGAATGTCGCCTACATCCTGGCAGCCCGTCCCAACAGTGCCGCCATCCACCTGCAGCCCTAACTCCCGCCCCAACTCCCGGCCTCCcgcccgccgccatcttggttgGCGAGGCTTTCCCTGCCGCCCCGCAGGGAGCCCCGTTGCCATGGCGACCGGCCCCGCACCCCATTGGCTGAGGGAAGTACCGCCCCTTTTGCCCCACCTGCCAATCCCGCGCGGCTCTCCGCCCTCTGCCAGCGGGGAGCCGGCAGCTGATTGGCTGGCGAGGAAGCAGCTGCTCCCCGTTTCCCCTTGTGTTGGATTACATGATGCCGAGGGGGGGGGCGGGCGGTGTGCTGGGCTGCCATTACtggggcagggatggaggggaggcAGCGCCATGAGGGGCTGAGAATGGCTGTGGTGCcatgcagggagctgggaatggcTGTGGTGCca
This genomic interval carries:
- the PHF24 gene encoding PHD finger protein 24, which translates into the protein MGVLMSRRQTVEKVQKVSLAVSAFKDGLREQPVARRRAEAGGTRRGTLEQTVQEAEEEASAGPSQPEEVSASKAAWERLRDGRGVEPEEFDRANRFTPPAFIRPQRELHDDEPLDISLEQREQVLNDEMCEICEVWTAESLFPCRVCSRVYHDGCLRRMGYLQNDSAVEMTETAHTETGWSCYYCDNLNLLLTEEEMYSLMETLRQCKIIPETSLTLDDFLHYKHLVHKQQFERPMEEAQEERATLQFSALDPDKKGHIEWPDFLSHESIQLLQKLRPPNSLLRLLTVKERERARTAFLALDQDGSGFIGEGECHKAQHAWFRKHQKEAPSCNVSISHVGPMSESSPASSGSAKSQEKTLLASEQEEARPIDWPRFLRENVAYILAARPNSAAIHLQP